Within the Nitrospirota bacterium genome, the region AATAGACCTCTCCTGCAGGCAGGTTGCTGTAAGCGCCTTTTTGTGTGATAATCCCTGTATCTGCTTTTGCCTTACGCCCCCTTTTTGAAAATGAAATGTGCGTGCCGTTTGGCGTTCTTATCTTCACCCTGTCTGCTTTATTTATGGTTTGCGCTATTTTTTCAGTCCTTTCTGCCATTTTCCCCCAGTCAACGTTCATTGCGCCTTTGAGCATTCTCTTTTCAAAAAGCGGCATGCTTGCATAGCGTGCCTTGCATATTTCCGTAAGAAATCTGCGGAAATTTGTGTGCGTTGTTGAATAGTGTGACAATGCAACTACAATATTGACTGAATCTTTTTTAAATTTTTTTATTATCTTTTCTGCCTCTTTAAGACTGGCTTTATTTATTTTTTTATCACGCAGGGGCTTAAAAATCTTTTTAGCCTTTAATTCTTTTACTACATTCCTACTAAATGCCTTTAGCCATAAAGCCTCTGGAGGCTCTGCCCCGTGACTGCCTGTAACCTGATATTTCAGAAAAGCAACTCTCTTTGTAAAATTTTTTCCCTCTTTTGTAATTAATTTTGCCGTTTTGGTCAACTCATTACTGTATCTATCCGTAAATACAATAACGCTTTCGCTCTTTTTAATCTTGAAATTTACCTTGTAGATATTTGTTATTGTATTTTGAATAACATTTTTCACATTAAGCTCCGTATTTTACTTGTCATTCCCGCAAGCCCCGAACAAGTTCTAACAAACCGGAATAACTGCGGGGTATTTCATTATAATTTATTGTCAAGTCTTTATTCTTTTTTATCTTTATTCTTTAATAATCCTTTTAGAAGTAGTAGTAATAATGTAGGTAGATTTGTGAATTAAACAGAAACAGCATGATAATTAATTAAAATTAATGTTAAAAACTTCACCGAAAACCATAGAATGTTTTCTTGACAAACAGCAGTTGAAATGATACGCTTTTAAGTCGGTTATATTTATTTTTAATTAATGAGTAGGTTATAATTCTTTATCCACCAAAAATCCACAGGTATTAACAAATTGCTAAGGAAATAGATAGAAAAAAGGAAAGTAAAGGTATTAGAATGTCACGCAGATATAATTTTAGCGCAGGACCGGCAATGCTTCCCAAGGAAGTGCTTGAGAAAGCTGCTTCAGAAATGATTGACTGGCGCGGCAGCGGTATGTCAATTATGGAAATGAGCCACCGCGACAAGGAATTTATTGCAGTTGCAGAAAAAGCCGAAGCAGACCTGAAAGAGCTTTTGGCAATACCGCAGAATTATAAGGTTTTGTTTCTTCAGGGCGGGGCTTCGTCTCAGTTTGCCATGGTGCCGATGAACCTTTTAAGAGGCCGGAAGACCGCTGATTATATTAATACGGGGCAGTGGTCAAAAAAGGCAATATCAGAGGCAAAGCGTTACTGTAGTGTAAATATTGCCGCGACAAGCGAGCCGACGAAATTTACAACAATACCTGAGCCCGCAGAATGGTCCCTGAATCCTGAGGCAGCTTATGTGCACTACACGCCTAATGAAACAATAGGTGGGGTTGAATTTCCGTATATTCCTGAAACAGGCAGCGTACCGCTAATTGCCGATATGTCTTCAACAATACTTTCACGGCCGCTAAATGTTTCAAAATTCGGAGTTATTTATGCCGGTGCGCAGAAAAACATAGGACCTGCAGGGCTGACAATTGTAATTATACGCGAAGATCTAATAGGCGGAGAACTGCCTAGCACCCCGACAATGTTCAGCTATAAAATTCATGCCGAAAACAACTCTATGTACAACACCCCGCCCACGTACGGCTGGTATATTGCAGGGCTTGTATTTGAATGGATTAAGCAAAAAGGCGGACTAAAGGCAATGGCAGAGATTAACAGGCGCAAGGCGGGGAAGCTCTATAATTTTATAGACAATTCCGCTTTTTATAAAAACCCGGTAAGCATTTCCTGCCGCTCTTGGATGAATGTGCCGTTTACGCTTGTCAAACAGGAGCTTGACAAGAAATTTCTTGAAGAGGCAGGCAAAGCCGGGCTTGTTGCGCTTAAGGGACACCGCTCTGTCGGAGGCCTGAGGGCGAGTATTTACAATGCCATGCCGGAGCAAGGCATTGATGCGCTTATTGAATTTATGGCGGACTTTAAAAAGAGCAATGCTTAAAATAAAAAAAGGGAGAAGCTTATATGGAGTATTTTTTGTCATTCCCGTGCAAACCTGCCTACCGGCAGGCAGATGGGAAGCCAGAGGATTGTTTTTACTGGATTCCTGCTTTCGCAGGAATTACAGCTTGTTTCCGAAACGTTATATAATATTTGAACAGAAAGAGAAACTATGAAAGTTCTTGTAAGCGACAGCATATCTGAGAAAGGCGTTAATATTCTAAAAAAAGCCGGGTTTGATGTAACCGTAAAGACAGGGCTTAAGCCCGAGGAGCTTAAGGCGGAGATCGGCACATACGACGCCCTTATCGTAAGAAGCGCCACAAAGGTGACGGCAGACATCATAAGCGCCGCCAAAAACCTGAAGGTTATAGGACGCGCAGGCTCGGGGCTTGACAATGTTGATAAAAACGCCGCCACCAAGCAGGGCATTGTGGTGATGAACACGCCCGGCGGCAATACAATTACCACAGCCGAGCACACAATGGCGCTGCTTTTTTCCATGGCGAGGCTCATACCGCAGGCAACGGCCTCCATGAAAAGCGGCAAGTGGGAAAAGAAAAAATTTATGGGTATTGAGCTTTACAATAAGACGCTTGGAATAATAGGTTTTGGCAATATCGGCGCCCATGTGGCGCGTATGGCTCACGGCATAGGGATGAATGTAATTACCTTTGACCCGTTTTTGAATGAGGAAAAGGCAAAAACGCTGGGCGTTAAGGTCGTGGAGCTTGACGAATTAATACAAAAATCGGATTTTATAACCATACACACACCGCTTACAAACGAAACAAAATATCTTATCAATGCGGAAAAAATTGCCATGATGAAAGATGGCGTGAGGATTATTAATGCCGCAAGAGGCGGAATTGTTGATGAAAAGGCGCTTTACAATGCGCTGAAGTCAGGCAAGGTAGGCGGCGCTGCGCTGGATGTCTTTGAAAAGGAGCCGTCTGACACCGTGTCCTGTCCGCTGCTTGAGAGTGATAACATTATCTGCACCCCGCATCTCGGCGCAGCCACAGAAGAGGCGCAGGAAAATGTTGCAATTGCCATTGCAGAGCAGATAGTAGAATACCTTGTCTCAGGGACCATCAGAAATGCGGTCAACTTCCCCTCGGTGCCTTCAGATGCCCTGCCGAGACTTCAGCCTTACATAAATCTTGCGGAAAGGCTCGGCAGTTTCCTCTCACAGGGTATAAACGGCGGCATTAATGAGGTCACAATAGAGTTTATGGGCGAGGTGACGAAGCTTACGCTTGCGCCAATAACAATTGCCGTGTTAAAGGGGATTCTGACGCCCATACTTGAGGAAACGGTCAATTTTGTAAATGCGCCCTTAATTGCAAAGGAACGCGGCATTGCCGTCAGAGAAATTACTACAACCGAGGCCGGTGATTATCACAGCATGCTTAAGGTCAGGGTAAAGGTTGATTCAAAGGAACACATTGTCGCAGGCGTGCTTTACGGCAAGAAAGAACCGCGCATCATAACAATAAATGATTTTGCCATAGAAGTAGTCCCCGAGGGGGCGATGCTGGTGCTGTCAAATGTTGACAAGCCCGGCGTAATTGGGAACGTAGGCACACTGCTTGGCAAAAACAATATCAATATCGCACGGATGCAGTTTGGGAGGGAGCAGTTAGGCGGCAGGGCCATATCTGTTGTCAGCATAGATACGCCTGCGTCAAAAGAAATACTTGCAGAGATAAAAAAACTTCCCAATGTCCTTTCCGTAAAACAGATTTATCTGCCGGTATAAAATAAGGGGTCAAGGATTCAAGGGGTCAAGTTTACGACAATTCACTTGAACCCTTGACCGCAGGAATCCTTGAACCCTGTCTTTAAGGAGTTAACTAAATGGCTAATATTGTAGTTGTCGGCGCCCAGTGGGGCGATGAAGGAAAAGGCAAAATTGTTGACCTGATGTCTGAAGACGCCGATGTCATAGCGCGGTATCAGGGCGGGCACAATGCCGGGCATACCGTTGTTATAAAGGATAAAAAGTTTGTGCTGCATCTTATCCCCTCAGGAATACTGCATAAAAATAAAATCTGCATCATAGGCAACGGTGTTGTCATTGACCCCGGAGCGCTTATTGAAGAAATAGAAGGACTGAAGAAAAAGGGGATTATCGCCGGCAAAAATCTTTTTGTGAGCGGTAATGCCCATGTCATTATGCCGTACCATGTTGCAATTGAGGCCGCCTGCGAACAATCAAAGGGTTCAAAAAAGATTGGAACGACCGGCAGGGGCATAGGGCCTGCCTATGTTGACAAGGCATCAAGGGCAGGGATAAGGATGCTGGACCTGCTTGACGCCGGCGTATTCAGGGAAAAACTTCGCGCAAATCTGCAAAATATGAATTATATCCTTGAAAACAGGTATAAAAGCAAAAGACTCAGCTTGGGAAAGATATATTCTGATTATATGAAATATGTCGGCTACCTGTCCCCGTTTATTACTGACACAAGTGTGCTTATTAACAAATTTATTGATAAAGGCAAAAACATCCTTTTTGAAGGCGCTCAGGGCACACTTCTTGACGTGGACCACGGGACATATCCTTATGTGACTTCATCAAATGCTTCTGCCGGCGGTGTTTGCACCGGGCTTGGCGTGGCTCCGACAAAGATAGACGGAATCGTGGGTGTAATGAAGGCTTATACGACACGGGTGGGAAGCGGGCCGTTTCCGACAGAATTAAAAGACAAGCTTGGCGAGGCGCTGCGGGCAAAAGGCGGAGAATACGGCGCAACAACCGGAAGGCCGAGGAGGTGCGGCTGGTTTGATGCGGTAAGCCTGCGGCATGCAAGAAGGATAAACGACTTTACCGGGATTGCCATGACAAAACTGGATGTGCTGGACGAAGTTGAAAAAATAAAGGTCTGTGTCGCTTATAAATATGAAAACCTCAAACAGGACTGCAAGTGCAGCATAAAAGGCAAACCATGCAAGTATACGGATGTGCCGCAGTCGCTCAGGGGGCTTGAAAGATGCGAGCCTGTTTACAAAGAGCTTCCGGGATGGAAGAAAAACACGCTCGGAGTAAAAAAACTGAAAGATTTGCCGAAGCAGGCAAGGGCATATATTGATTATGTTGAAGACCTGCTTAATGTGGGAATTGACATGATCTCTACAGGTCAGAAACGGGATGAAATTATTGTGCGTAGAAACCCTATGAAAGCATACAGGCGGCGATAATTTAAGTATGAAAACGATACAGAAGCACAAAAGGCTTTTATTTCTATTTCTTGCAGTTTCTATCCTCCTTTCTGCCTGCGGCGGCAAAAAAGAAGTAGCGCCTGTCTTTAATCCGGATGCGTCTTTTAAGCAGGCGGCGGAAAAGGCAAAGGAAGGCTATTATGAAGAAGCCAGAAAAATACTTGAAGAGGTAAAGGCACAGGATGCGTCAGGCAAATATTCTCCGCTGGCACAGATACGCATCGGAGATATGTATTTTGAGGAAGGCTCTTATGAGGAGGCGGCCGCCGAATACGAGCGATTTCTTGACATCCATTCTTATCACAGATATGCCTATTACGCTCAGTATCAGCTGGCCATGTGTTATTACAGGAGAATTGATACTATTGACGTAAGTTATGGATGGGCGCGGCAAGCCTTAACGGAATTTGAAAAACTTCAGACGACATATCCGCGCAATCCTTATATGAATGTTACTGAAAGCAGGATAAAGGAGTGCAGGAATATCCTTGCAGGGTTTGAATTTTATGTCGGAGAGTTTTATTTTAAGAAGGAGTCCTTTAATGCGGCTGTACTGCGGTTTAATCAGGTGCTTCAGAAATATCCCGATTCAAAAAAAGAAAGCGATGCGCTTTATTATCTGGCGCTGTCTTACAAAAACCTTGGGGATAAAGACAAAGCCATAGAGGCGCTTAACATGCTTCTTGATAAGCATCCGACAACAAGGCAGGCTGATGCAGCGAAAAAACTGATGACAACTTTAAAATGAGGATGAAGGCAGTTTTATTTTCTCTTCATCCTTCAGAATTCAACCTTCAACCTTTCAATGAACTACTATCCGGTATATTTAAATCTTAGAGGTAAAAAAGCGGTTGTTGCCGGCGGCGGCAATGTTGCGGAAAGAAAAGCGCTGGCCCTGCTGAAGGCAGGCGCCGCTGTTGCGGTTGTCAGCCCAGAGCTTACGGAACGGCTGGGATATCTGAAAAAAAAGGGCAAAATAACTCATATCAGAAGACAGTATAAAAAAGGCGACCTCAGGAATGCATTTATCGTTGTCGCCTGCACTTCTTCGGAAAAGACCAATACAGAAATTGCCCGCAATGCAAAGTGCCTTGTAAATGTCGTTGGTACGCCTTCAGAGGGGAACTTTATTGTCCCCTCTACGGTAAAAAGAGGACATTTGACTATTGCCGTTTCAACGGGAGGCGTAAGCCCGGCGGTTTCAAAGGCCATCAGGAAAGAGCTTGAAAAGCTTTACGGCAGGGAGTTTGCGCATTATCTCAGGGCGCTTGTACAGATGCGCAGGAAGGCAATTAAGAAAATAAAAGACATCAAAAAAAGAAGAAAGAAATTTAAAGACCTTGCCTCAGAGGAAATGTTTAATATTCTCAGGAGCAAGGGCTTTAAAGCCGCCAGTGAGAAAGTAAGACAGTTATTTGATAGGGGATAAGTTATGCATCAAACACAAAGTCATTGACCAGAAAACACCCTATGGGTTTAATCAAAAAATTGCTTGTCATTCCCGCAAGCCCCGAACAAGTCGGGACAGGCTCCACACGTCGGGAATCTTTCTTGAATCCCGATACATCGGGACGGACAAGCCGGAATGACAGATAAATTTATTTTATCCCTGCCACGGTCGCTATTTCTTCATGTATGCGCTGGGCATCCTGTTTATCTCCGAAATTTCCAACGCGCACACTAATAGTGGAAACTCCCTGTCCCCTGTCCGTAATATATATAGCTACCTTTGTGCCGTCTTTCCGAACAGCCGTTATGTTGCCCTTAACTCCTTCATTAGAACTGTTTGATACTGTTATAGAGAGATTGGCAAGTGCAGTGTTCGTTGTCTCCCAGGCCTTGGTATAGGCAAGGGGATAGTCCCGAGTCATACTGCCTTCAAGATACTTATAAGTACCTGCTCCCACACCTGCACCAATCCCTGCTCCGATTAAAAACACCTCTGCACCACAGCCCCACAAACAAGTTAATGACAACAGTAGCACGGTTAACCTAAAAAATTTCTTCATTCCTTACCTCCTCTAAGAGTCATTGACCGATTTAGTTTCTGTATAAAGGAATAACAAAAAAAATTAAAAATTACAAGTAAAAATTTAATGGCTGTATGTTAGAATGAAAAATGTTACGGCTTTTACTGAGGGAGCATCCGTTAGAAACGGTTTTAAAAAACGCACTGCAAGCGCTAAAAGATGGCGGTATTATAGCTTATCCTACTGAGAGTTTTTACGCACTTGGGGTTAACGCGCATAATGAAGATGCCATTAGGCGGCTTTATGAAGTTAAAAAAAGACCTGCTGATAAACCGGCGCCGTTAATTGCCGGCAGTAGGGAAATTCTTAGGACCCTCGTTAAATCCATTCCTCCGCAGGCAGAAGGGTTAATGAAAAATTTCTGGCCCGGCGCATTGACAATGGTCTTTGACGCCGCAGAAGGTTTGCCGGATGTCTTAACGGCCGGCATAGGAAAGGTGGCAGTAAGGATTCCCGGAGAAAGTTTTGCTTTGAGTTTAGCAAAGTCGGCGGATTTTCCAATCACGGCAACAAGCGCAAATCACTCAGGAAGTCCCCCGGCTGAAACTGCGGATGAGGTAATAAAGTATTTTGGAGAAGAGATTGATTTAATCATTGACGCCGGAAAAACCTCAGGCGGGGAACCC harbors:
- a CDS encoding aminopeptidase, with protein sequence MKNVIQNTITNIYKVNFKIKKSESVIVFTDRYSNELTKTAKLITKEGKNFTKRVAFLKYQVTGSHGAEPPEALWLKAFSRNVVKELKAKKIFKPLRDKKINKASLKEAEKIIKKFKKDSVNIVVALSHYSTTHTNFRRFLTEICKARYASMPLFEKRMLKGAMNVDWGKMAERTEKIAQTINKADRVKIRTPNGTHISFSKRGRKAKADTGIITQKGAYSNLPAGEVYFAPVEGTANGKLILEWAPTQKLKSAITITVKNGIAVDVKGKEEYAGFLRKKFSERPENANIAELGIGTNDKASRPDSILETEKILGTIHIAFGDNSSFGGKVSTPFHQDYIFFKPTVWMIYKNGKKRMLINKGRIKEA
- the serC gene encoding 3-phosphoserine/phosphohydroxythreonine transaminase, whose protein sequence is MSRRYNFSAGPAMLPKEVLEKAASEMIDWRGSGMSIMEMSHRDKEFIAVAEKAEADLKELLAIPQNYKVLFLQGGASSQFAMVPMNLLRGRKTADYINTGQWSKKAISEAKRYCSVNIAATSEPTKFTTIPEPAEWSLNPEAAYVHYTPNETIGGVEFPYIPETGSVPLIADMSSTILSRPLNVSKFGVIYAGAQKNIGPAGLTIVIIREDLIGGELPSTPTMFSYKIHAENNSMYNTPPTYGWYIAGLVFEWIKQKGGLKAMAEINRRKAGKLYNFIDNSAFYKNPVSISCRSWMNVPFTLVKQELDKKFLEEAGKAGLVALKGHRSVGGLRASIYNAMPEQGIDALIEFMADFKKSNA
- a CDS encoding phosphoglycerate dehydrogenase, with product MKVLVSDSISEKGVNILKKAGFDVTVKTGLKPEELKAEIGTYDALIVRSATKVTADIISAAKNLKVIGRAGSGLDNVDKNAATKQGIVVMNTPGGNTITTAEHTMALLFSMARLIPQATASMKSGKWEKKKFMGIELYNKTLGIIGFGNIGAHVARMAHGIGMNVITFDPFLNEEKAKTLGVKVVELDELIQKSDFITIHTPLTNETKYLINAEKIAMMKDGVRIINAARGGIVDEKALYNALKSGKVGGAALDVFEKEPSDTVSCPLLESDNIICTPHLGAATEEAQENVAIAIAEQIVEYLVSGTIRNAVNFPSVPSDALPRLQPYINLAERLGSFLSQGINGGINEVTIEFMGEVTKLTLAPITIAVLKGILTPILEETVNFVNAPLIAKERGIAVREITTTEAGDYHSMLKVRVKVDSKEHIVAGVLYGKKEPRIITINDFAIEVVPEGAMLVLSNVDKPGVIGNVGTLLGKNNINIARMQFGREQLGGRAISVVSIDTPASKEILAEIKKLPNVLSVKQIYLPV
- a CDS encoding adenylosuccinate synthase, with the protein product MANIVVVGAQWGDEGKGKIVDLMSEDADVIARYQGGHNAGHTVVIKDKKFVLHLIPSGILHKNKICIIGNGVVIDPGALIEEIEGLKKKGIIAGKNLFVSGNAHVIMPYHVAIEAACEQSKGSKKIGTTGRGIGPAYVDKASRAGIRMLDLLDAGVFREKLRANLQNMNYILENRYKSKRLSLGKIYSDYMKYVGYLSPFITDTSVLINKFIDKGKNILFEGAQGTLLDVDHGTYPYVTSSNASAGGVCTGLGVAPTKIDGIVGVMKAYTTRVGSGPFPTELKDKLGEALRAKGGEYGATTGRPRRCGWFDAVSLRHARRINDFTGIAMTKLDVLDEVEKIKVCVAYKYENLKQDCKCSIKGKPCKYTDVPQSLRGLERCEPVYKELPGWKKNTLGVKKLKDLPKQARAYIDYVEDLLNVGIDMISTGQKRDEIIVRRNPMKAYRRR
- the bamD gene encoding outer membrane protein assembly factor BamD — protein: MKTIQKHKRLLFLFLAVSILLSACGGKKEVAPVFNPDASFKQAAEKAKEGYYEEARKILEEVKAQDASGKYSPLAQIRIGDMYFEEGSYEEAAAEYERFLDIHSYHRYAYYAQYQLAMCYYRRIDTIDVSYGWARQALTEFEKLQTTYPRNPYMNVTESRIKECRNILAGFEFYVGEFYFKKESFNAAVLRFNQVLQKYPDSKKESDALYYLALSYKNLGDKDKAIEALNMLLDKHPTTRQADAAKKLMTTLK
- a CDS encoding bifunctional precorrin-2 dehydrogenase/sirohydrochlorin ferrochelatase, with amino-acid sequence MNYYPVYLNLRGKKAVVAGGGNVAERKALALLKAGAAVAVVSPELTERLGYLKKKGKITHIRRQYKKGDLRNAFIVVACTSSEKTNTEIARNAKCLVNVVGTPSEGNFIVPSTVKRGHLTIAVSTGGVSPAVSKAIRKELEKLYGREFAHYLRALVQMRRKAIKKIKDIKKRRKKFKDLASEEMFNILRSKGFKAASEKVRQLFDRG
- a CDS encoding DUF3568 family protein, producing MKKFFRLTVLLLSLTCLWGCGAEVFLIGAGIGAGVGAGTYKYLEGSMTRDYPLAYTKAWETTNTALANLSITVSNSSNEGVKGNITAVRKDGTKVAIYITDRGQGVSTISVRVGNFGDKQDAQRIHEEIATVAGIK
- a CDS encoding threonylcarbamoyl-AMP synthase translates to MLRLLLREHPLETVLKNALQALKDGGIIAYPTESFYALGVNAHNEDAIRRLYEVKKRPADKPAPLIAGSREILRTLVKSIPPQAEGLMKNFWPGALTMVFDAAEGLPDVLTAGIGKVAVRIPGESFALSLAKSADFPITATSANHSGSPPAETADEVIKYFGEEIDLIIDAGKTSGGEPSTIINVTVMPFKVLREGRVKVQNCRGRIQLLGL